In Ammospiza caudacuta isolate bAmmCau1 chromosome 2, bAmmCau1.pri, whole genome shotgun sequence, a genomic segment contains:
- the TASL gene encoding TLR adapter interacting with SLC15A4 on the lysosome, with protein sequence MLSEGYLHRITYLWEDLNPALYESLPDEGVYEMSSISYSSTGEAQGKSLLQRCRSAGKHISSVCSRGSKHSRRQKDNLPQPVRHPTPTGQPPPATHACEELTKKVTYLVPPSCKSICKNYNDLHIAGDYVVPISSVTTDFACDSGIGPFLESSEIPPAMESVKAPPTSDTTRRPGQGHSSCWRLASLGPHLQPLSDSALNDYLEQKLLELYKQYIMDSTANRASPTQILASELIMTNVDQISMQISRERNMETVKAKDIVISRFLQIASGKVSSEMSTPTLHISQYSHINA encoded by the coding sequence ATGCTGTCAGAAGGTTACCTTCACAGAATCACCTATCTTTGGGAAGACCTGAACCCTGCGCTCTACGAGAGTTTGCCTGATGAAGGGGTGTATGAAATGAGCTCCATTAGTTATTCTTCCACAGGTGaagcacaaggaaaaagcctCCTTCAGAGATGCAGATCTGCTGGAAAGCACATTTCCTCAGTCTGCTCTAGAGGCAGCAAGCACAGCAGAAGGCAGAAGGACAATCTCCCACAACCTGTGCGGCACCCAACACCCACAGGGCAGCCACCTCCAGCTACGCACGCCTGTGAGGAGCTGACCAAAAAAGTCACCTACCTGGTTCCACCTTCCTGCAAGAGCATTTGCAAGAACTACAACGATTTGCATATAGCTGGGGACTACGTGGTGCCAATTAGCTCGGTCACCACAGATTTTGCTTGTGACAGTGGCATAGGCCCCTTCTTGGAGTCCTCAGAGATCCCCCCGGCCATGGAGTCCGTGAAGGCTCCCCCCACGAGTGACACCACGCGCAGGCCGGGCCAGGGCCACTCCTCGTGCTGGCGCCTGGCCAGCCTGGGgccccacctgcagcccctctctgaCTCTGCCCTCAACGACTACCTGGAGCAGAAGTTGCTGGAACTGTACAAGCAGTACATCATGGACAGCACAGCCAACAGGGCATCCCCCACCCAGATCCTGGCCTCGGAGCTCATCATGACCAACGTGGACCAAATCAGCATGCAGATATCACGGGAGAGGAACATGGAGACTGTCAAGGCCAAGGACATCGTCATTAGCCGCTTCCTACAAATAGCCAGTGGGAAGGTTTCCTCAGAAATGAGCACGCCTACTCTGCATATTTCCCAATACAGTCACATTAATGCTTAG